One genomic region from Vanacampus margaritifer isolate UIUO_Vmar chromosome 2, RoL_Vmar_1.0, whole genome shotgun sequence encodes:
- the yipf1 gene encoding protein YIPF1: MASANDPFQFQEFEESNLLGADSESTAISIEDDFISPKSPGGFVPSGDEDPMAEDDKAKLLSGEKKSTPFWTFEYYQQFFDVDTRHVTERIVGSVLPWPGKNFIHMYLRRNPDLYGPFWICTTLVFAIAISGNISTFLVHLGKPDYKYTPEFGKVTIAATAIFSYAWLVPLAVWGFLLWRNNKIMNLVSYSFIEIVCVYGYSLSIYIPAVVLWILPFEWVRWLTILLALLLSGSVLVITFWPAVRDDNSKVIAAVMSAIVVLNALLAVGCKAYFFSKAEPVPPPANLSTTAVTHKHTT, encoded by the exons ATGGCGTCTGCGAACGACCCATTTCAATTTCAAG AATTTGAAGAGAGCAATCTGCTAGGAGCTGATAGTGAGTCAACTGCGATCAGCATCGAAGATGATTTTATAAGTCCGAAGTCCCCCGGTGGGTTCGTTCCCAGCGGTGATGAAGACCCCATGGCCGAAGATGACAAAGCTAAG ctTCTCTCAGGGGAGAAGAAAAGCACCCCCTTCTGGACTTTTGAGTACTACCAACAGTTTTTTGATGTTGACACACGCCAT GTAACGGAAAGAATTGTTGGCTCGGTGCTGCCCTGGCCGGGAAAGAACTTCATCCACATGTACCTTCGCAGAAATCCCGATCTCTATG GACCGTTCTGGATCtgcaccactcttgtgtttgcCATTGCTATTAGTGGAAACATCTCCACCTTCCTGGTACATCTGGGCAAGCCAGACTACAAATACACACCCGAGTTTGGAAAAG TCACCATAGCTGCGACAGCCATCTTCAGCTACGCTTGGCTAGTACCTCTCGCCGTGTGGGGTTTCTTGCTGTGGAGGAACAACAAGATCATGAACTTGGTGTCTTATTCCTTCATCGAGATTGTCTGCGTGTACGGATACTCACTTTCCATATACATTCCCGCTGTG GTTCTATGGATTTTGCCATTTGAGTGGGTGCGGTGGCTCACCATCCTGCTGGCGCTCCTCCTGTCCGGCTCTGTCTTGGTCATCACCTTCTGGCCCGCCGTTCGCGATGACAACTCTAAAGTGATTGCGGCAGTCATGTCGGCCATTGTGGTGCTCAATGCCCTGCTTGCCGTCGGTTGCAAA GCATATTTCTTCAGCAAAGCAGAGCCGGTGCCACCGCCCGCCAATCTGTCGACCACAGCGGTGACCCACAAGCACACTACATGA
- the LOC144043090 gene encoding uncharacterized protein LOC144043090 has protein sequence MATAKGDRASKFEALKLLEKCRKERDDAVHREGVLRDKLRQYESRLRSTEALKQKFKTLLADNKELRKQVKALRTEIGLECSPKFHGKTTKDVINVLREKERECDAQIEKVAKLGLTVDELTSELANAVTSKTLLEEQVQSLQQNLKDMTNNQRRLLKLWDDKKVQREQKALPAIAFKSGQKLALTHKAVQTDMSISASQKLPVNAFDTKTGDAKTPLDRPSFTTYHQDNKYFVHDESKGLYN, from the coding sequence ATGGCCACTGCCAAAGGTGACCGAGCATCCAAGTTCGAGGCCTTGAAACTCTTGGAGAAGTGCCGAAAGGAGCGGGATGACGCCGTCCATCGAGAGGGCGTCCTGCGGGACAAACTCCGGCAGTACGAGTCCAGGCTGCGCTCCACTGAGGCCCTGAAGCAGAAGTTCAAGACCCTGCTGGCGGACAACAAGGAGCTGAGGAAACAAGTCAAAGCCCTACGCACGGAGATCGGCCTGGAATGCAGCCCCAAGTTCCATGGCAAGACCACCAAGGACGTCATTAACGTCTTGCGCGAGAAGGAGCGCGAGTGTGACGCCCAGATTGAGAAGGTGGCCAAGCTGGGTCTGACTGTGGACGAGCTGACATCCGAGCTGGCCAACGCTGTCACGTCCAAGACGCTGCTGGAGGAGCAGGTCCAGTCTCTGCAGCAGAACCTCAAGGATATGACCAACAACCAGCGGCGTCTGCTCAAGCTGTGGGACGACAAGAAGGTCCAGCGGGAACAGAAGGCACTGCCTGCCATCGCCTTTAAGTCTGGGCAGAAACTCGCATTGACCCATAAGGCCGTTCAGACGGACATGTCCATTAGTGCGTCCCAAAAGCTACCGGTCAATGCCTTCGATACCAAGACGGGTGATGCAAAGACCCCATTAGATAGGCCAAGTTTTACCACTTATCATCAGGATAACAAGTATTTTGTGCATGATGAGAGTAAAGGGCTTTACAACTAA